In the Ctenopharyngodon idella isolate HZGC_01 chromosome 21, HZGC01, whole genome shotgun sequence genome, GAGAACATTTGTTTGGGTGTAGTGTTATTGTGACCAGAAGCACAGTATCAATGTCTGCTGGCACACCTTTACCCCCTGTTCATGCTCCAGTGACCTGCTCCGCTTGGATTTTGCCTCCCAGTTCTCGCTATGCTTCAGTAGTCAACAGGCCTGCCTCTGTTGGTATTTCACATTCCAACAATTTCATTGTTCAACAGTCGTATCAAAAACATCCTCTGCCATCATTATATTTCATGAAAGCTCCATGATTATCATGTCTGGGTTTGGTATAGATCAAACTCACCTTATTTCATGACAGTGAAATTATTGATAGTGGACAGCAACTAGAAGAAGTAACCTAATGACAACTTCACTTATCCAAGGTCTTTTATGAAACTGTGGCAGAATTTTAAAAGCTGCTGATCCCATAACACCATGTAATTGTCATTCACTGACAGCACACTGGATGGCCATAAAATGTAAGATGAATCCAATGGTGGATGATGGCTTGATGCATTAAAACCCTATGACTGTGGATTAGGATAATGGCTTAGTATTGTTTCAATGTGAGTGATACAGGTTATGCCATCAGATTCAAACAGCATCATTTGAATAAGCTCCTATGGAAAGAGCCATCATGGTCCAGATGTGATCCCATCAATTCTGAGTGTGTGAAAAAGGCTGTATCAGCATAGAAAGAGCCATGTTATCACCATTGCATGACAGTCAATGACTAGAAATTTTATTCCATAAGAGATTTTGTGTCGAataatcacaaaacaaaaataaataaatacatagttcataaaaatatccaaatttcaacaaaatacaATAACGAAAATATCTTTCTACTTAATATTATACATTCTCATCCTAACTGTAAGCTGAAAGTGAAAATTTTCACAACAACCGATGAAATCTAACttaaaagctattttaaatgtttggatATTACATAAGAGAAAAACTCTAAAATGGAGtatttattattgaaataaGTGTATATGTTTCAGTAAGCAAAGACAACATGCTTTTGATAAcactttaaaacaacattcatCAATAAGTAATTGGCAAATATTATATAATGCTTAAAAAGATCAGTGGTGGtgaatttaattataaatataaagattttaagtgaagtttcatgagattttaaatatttgaatgtacAATAACTAATGATCAAAGTTGGTAAGAGTTTAAGCAGACAAAATGGCAATCATAGTGTAAATTCAAACAGCAGTCTTTCTCCTCTAGTCTCTCATAATGCTTTATTCGATCTTTGTCAATGTCCTTTGGTTACATCCCTCTGCCTCTTTAAAAGCACTTTAGTTTTCCATCAGAGTGAGTGAGAAGAGGAACTCCAGTGAGGAACTCCAGTAAGACTTCAAGCATAAAAGCTTTAGGATATGCACACAAGCCTCGCAACCACACCAGCTCCTTTCGCACACATAAATTATGGGATGTGCAACTAACACCAGTTGACAAGGGGACACTTGGATAGAGAGTGCGCGTAAAGCATGGCTTGGATACGCACATGTTTTTTCCTGTCTTGGTAAGTAGCAAAGTGTTTTTATCTTACTTTGCACATGTGTTTATTTTTCTGCTTTGCttattcatgtgtgaaaatggaAATTAGGTTTTGAGTCTGTTTACAGTATTGGACAGGTGTTGGCAAATCCACCGAATGAGACAAGGATATATTTGGATAACATTACGCGCATTTTGGATAGATTGTTAGATGGATATGACAACAGACTCCGACCTGGATTTGGAGGTAAGCAACTGCTGGAATTACTTAACATATTAAAGTGTTACTAAAGAtagtttaataaatacattttatttaattttcactgtaaattattctGGACTTTGCATGTCAGGCTTCATCAAGTTCATTTTTAGAAACTGCCTTACTGCTTtgtaagatcattatgtttaaaatatttgcaaTGAGTGAACTAAGGagcatctgtctgtctgtctttctttctttctttctttctttctttctttctattacttatttatatttgaaaaactGTAGGTCCTTTCACAGAGGTTAAAACGGACATCTTTGTCACCAGCTTTGGTCCTGTTTCTGATGTGGAAATGGTATGTGAGTAAAAACAATTGCATGCAATCATGCATATAAACCTAAATCCACTGTAATTGCATGTTTTCTATGTCCACTGCCTCTAGTCATGTTGGCCTGGCTTCATTATTCTGACATTTGGGCAGGATGTCATTATAGCAGCTTAGGGATTTTAATCTGGTTGACAATCCCTGACAGTGAGGGTCCCGGCTCAGCTTTCTTTCCTCTGTTATACACTACACTATTTTTCTACAGTGTCCAAAGCCACCTCGCTTGTCATGTGATACACTGTGACAATCCGAAAGACAGTATAGATAAATCTCTGCCAAGAttagtgggggaaaaaaaagataaaaataccATTCCTGGTGGTGAATGTATACCAACCTGAATCATATACACACCCGATGACACTTTGGTGATGTGTTCACTCATACAAAAGTATTGTGGGTTGCTGTTGACAGTTTagatttgtgtttatttaaaactgtaGTCATGGAAACTAcatgtgaatatttaataaaacaataaaaaagaataataatttcTTAGGAATACACAATGGATGTGTTTTTTCGGCAAACATGGATTGATGACCGGCTGAAATTTGAGGGCCCCATTGAGATCCTGCGTCTCAACAACCTAATGGTCAGCAAGATCTGGACACCGGATACATTTTTCCGAAATGGCAAACGTTCTATTTCACACAACATGACCACTCCCAACAAGCTGTTCCGCATCATGCAGAACGGAACTATTCTGTACACCATGAGGTAACCTGCGTGCCAGAACATTTGCTCTCCAAGTGAAAGATGGACTGCACACTTGCTCTTTAAAATTGCAGTAGAAACTTAACAATTTCTCTTACCAGTCCTACTGgttaattgtttaaaataaaactgtaaaacaatGTATTCTTATTTGTTTATGATGATAAAAGAAATAAGTGTGTTGTATACAATATTGTATACAAAGGATTTTCCTATAAACTCAGACTGAACCCCACTGTGTATAGAATTTAACAAAATCATCTGTTATTTCACATAAATTAAAGGTAACACTTTTATTGTTTTCAGGTTAACCATCAATGCAGAGTGCCCCATGCGATTGATAAATTTTCCAATGGATGGACATTCATGCCCTTTGAAATTTGGCAGCTGTACGTATGTCAAAATGGCACATATTCCCTTTAAATGGATTTACTGGTATGACTGACTTTAGTTTTGATTTGTGCCTAATATAGATGCCTACCCAATGAGTGAGATTGTTTACACATGGAAGAAAGGACCATTATTTTCAGTGGAAGTTCCTCAAGAGAGTTCCAGTCTACTACAGTATGATCTCATTGGACAGACGGTGTCTAGTGAGAGGTTGAAATCAAACACAGGTATGATCTTTGGGACATATGATTTAGTGACTGTTGTTTTCTGGTGTGCTGAGCATCAGTTCTGAGAGCTTTCATAATGCCAACCTCttgccaacattttttttttcagtttttttcagaACAACTAAATGTTCATTgtcttgatttaaataaatcttaaacaTATATGTTGAATGTGACATTTTTCGAACTAGAAtttctatttgtttttaatgtttttctatgGAATCTACAGTTTCTTGAAGAGTTGTTTAGGATTGCCCATGCCACTGATGTCCTATGTCCATCTGTTTCAGGTGAATACATAGTCATGACGGTGTACTTCCACCTGCAGAGGAAAATGGGTTTCTTCTTGATCCAGACATACATCCCTTGCATTATGACTGTGATCTTAGCGCAGGTCTCCTTCTGGATTGACAAAGAGTCAGTACCTGCCAGAACTGTGTTTGGTAAGCCTCTGTTTTTTGCTTCCTATTTAATTGTTTGTCTGTTGGGCTCACTGCATACGCATTAGTATTATAATACTAAATGGTAGAGTGCATGGCATTTTATGCATAAAAAATTAGTTTTGAAATAAGACATTGCATTTCAGGCCTAGAAGGCTGCAGCATTTTAAGGAACAATAGATCATAGATACCTGACATGAAGGCTGTTCTAAAAGGTAGGCAGGAACATTATGCCTTTTAAGATCATTATGACCTTGTTTTGGCCAAATTCCAATGTATTCCTCAAATAGAATGCAATCCTAAAATGCATAGCAACAAgctcagtggaaaaaaaaaatccaaacaaTGTACAAAGTGATATGATAATGGTAAcgctttattttagggtcttttaactagttgcttattagtatgcatattaccagaatattggctatttattagtactcattaagcacatattaatgtcttattctacattcttaatcctacccaatacctaaacttaacaactaactcactaactattaataagcagtaaattaggtgTTTATTAaggaaaaagtcatagttaataatttacatgtgttccctatactaataagtgttactataataataattaattcagtactgaaaagtattaattaaacaGACTATGGATTATTTAGACTATTTTACCTTTTTGTATGTGCTTTTTATTCTATGTTCATTGTTAACTTGCTAATGGTAAACTCATTtgaaaatatagctgcaagcagtgattaaggggccaagcgcactatctgtaaaaatgattaattcaaCACATTTGTAGATGATTTTAGGCAAAAtggttaatatatatatatatataaatgcattcaCATGTAATATGATTTCattgcttataacttttgaccaataggtggcgtTATCACAACATTGATGTGGTCTGGTCAGTGTGGGGTGACAGTGAcacacaaagtttggtgtcagtttGGCATCATGACCTCAATGAAATTGATATGTTAAACAATAATGGTTTTGTCTATCAACACGATAACTTTTTGCTGGCATGGTCTGAAAATGATCTGAATCGAATTTGGTGAAAATCGAACCAATCGTctaggagtttgaaaaagtaggttttcaaagaaattcaaaatgATCTAGACCCAAAATGGCCTATATGGGAAAATTGGGTA is a window encoding:
- the gabra6b gene encoding gamma-aminobutyric acid receptor subunit alpha-6 isoform X1; amino-acid sequence: MAWIRTCFFLSCIGQVLANPPNETRIYLDNITRILDRLLDGYDNRLRPGFGGPFTEVKTDIFVTSFGPVSDVEMEYTMDVFFRQTWIDDRLKFEGPIEILRLNNLMVSKIWTPDTFFRNGKRSISHNMTTPNKLFRIMQNGTILYTMRLTINAECPMRLINFPMDGHSCPLKFGSYAYPMSEIVYTWKKGPLFSVEVPQESSSLLQYDLIGQTVSSERLKSNTGEYIVMTVYFHLQRKMGFFLIQTYIPCIMTVILAQVSFWIDKESVPARTVFGITTVLTMTTLSISARHSLPKVSYATAMDWFIAVCFAFVFSALIEFAAVNYFSTLQANKELRRANMACAAATAAARSDGEVVSNPLDPGGVLKKRLNSLSQRDATDRFPRPPQCDFHQQGSTVPANNMLIGTSIIDKYSRILFPLSFGAFNLVYWIVYLTKDTMESREV
- the gabra6b gene encoding gamma-aminobutyric acid receptor subunit alpha-6 isoform X3; the protein is MEYTMDVFFRQTWIDDRLKFEGPIEILRLNNLMVSKIWTPDTFFRNGKRSISHNMTTPNKLFRIMQNGTILYTMRLTINAECPMRLINFPMDGHSCPLKFGSYAYPMSEIVYTWKKGPLFSVEVPQESSSLLQYDLIGQTVSSERLKSNTGEYIVMTVYFHLQRKMGFFLIQTYIPCIMTVILAQVSFWIDKESVPARTVFGITTVLTMTTLSISARHSLPKVSYATAMDWFIAVCFAFVFSALIEFAAVNYFSTLQANKELRRANMACAAATAAARSDGEVVSNPLDPGGVLKKRLNSLSQRDATDRFPRPPQCDFHQQGSTVPANNMLIGTSIIDKYSRILFPLSFGAFNLVYWIVYLTKDTMESREV